A region from the Sulfurospirillum oryzae genome encodes:
- a CDS encoding DUF58 domain-containing protein: protein MKEGDGYDFAQIRPYMYGDNVKRIDWKQSAKTGQMQLRSFFEEKEINVYALGLMSGSLHFGVDRMKQEVMAEVVALLGFSAVTNSDFFSLALLSDSVLYESFASKKEAMVREATHKTLQIPVISKRLNWKVIQEYALLRIKKPSLLFILSDFFELPMLEAIAKKHSVVAIKIRDHFEEKPTALGSLYIKDPTTLREEKVVLDEGMVKAYTARQTSFDRELERYFKKHRIAFLSLYTNEDPYIKLSSFLRAM, encoded by the coding sequence TTGAAAGAAGGAGATGGGTATGATTTTGCGCAAATTCGTCCTTACATGTACGGCGACAATGTCAAACGCATTGACTGGAAGCAAAGCGCTAAAACAGGTCAAATGCAACTGCGTAGTTTTTTTGAAGAGAAAGAAATTAATGTTTATGCACTAGGTTTGATGAGCGGTAGTTTACACTTTGGCGTTGACCGTATGAAGCAAGAAGTCATGGCAGAAGTGGTAGCACTTTTGGGGTTTAGTGCAGTTACAAACAGTGACTTTTTTTCATTGGCACTACTCTCAGACAGCGTGCTTTATGAGAGTTTTGCTTCTAAAAAAGAGGCGATGGTGCGAGAAGCAACCCATAAAACACTCCAAATACCTGTGATTTCCAAACGATTGAATTGGAAGGTTATCCAAGAATACGCACTTCTTAGAATCAAAAAACCCTCTCTTCTTTTTATCCTCAGTGATTTTTTTGAACTTCCCATGTTAGAAGCGATTGCTAAAAAACACTCTGTGGTTGCCATCAAGATACGTGACCATTTTGAAGAAAAACCAACGGCTCTAGGCTCGCTTTACATTAAAGATCCGACAACTTTACGTGAAGAAAAAGTAGTTCTTGATGAGGGAATGGTCAAAGCTTATACGGCACGTCAAACAAGCTTTGATAGAGAGTTAGAGCGTTATTTTAAAAAACACCGCATTGCATTTTTATCTCTTTACACCAATGAAGACCCTTATATCAAGCTCTCTTCGTTTTTGAGGGCAATGTAA
- the rpmF gene encoding 50S ribosomal protein L32 translates to MAVPKRRVSKTRGAKRRTHYTVTLPMPVKDSDGTWKMPHRVNKTTGEYKN, encoded by the coding sequence ATGGCAGTACCTAAGAGACGAGTGAGCAAAACCAGAGGCGCAAAAAGAAGAACACATTATACCGTGACACTTCCTATGCCAGTTAAAGATAGCGATGGAACATGGAAAATGCCTCATAGAGTGAACAAAACAACAGGCGAATATAAAAACTAA
- a CDS encoding DNA-binding protein, whose translation MVKCTGVMEGNLPHLCDRCAESFKLMVNEGIEVFASDGLYEDQEGEELLNVIEFFDGSIDVDTILQSEIEAFKSDYHYCGQCEQLKGE comes from the coding sequence ATGGTAAAATGTACAGGCGTTATGGAAGGAAATCTTCCACACTTGTGTGACCGATGTGCTGAAAGCTTTAAGCTGATGGTCAATGAGGGCATTGAAGTTTTTGCCAGTGATGGACTTTATGAAGACCAAGAAGGTGAAGAGCTTTTAAATGTAATAGAATTTTTTGATGGTTCGATTGATGTTGATACAATTCTTCAAAGTGAAATCGAAGCTTTCAAAAGTGATTACCACTATTGTGGACAATGTGAACAACTAAAAGGAGAGTAA
- the ndk gene encoding nucleoside-diphosphate kinase has product MESTLSIIKPDAVAKNVIGKIVDRFESNGLKIAAMKKVQLSQADAEAFYAVHASRPFFGDLVKFMISGPVVVMVLEGENAVLKNRDLMGATNPKEAAKGTIRADFADSIDANAVHGSDSLENAKNEINFFFAKREIL; this is encoded by the coding sequence GTGGAAAGCACATTATCCATTATTAAACCAGATGCAGTAGCGAAAAATGTTATTGGTAAAATTGTTGACAGATTTGAATCAAATGGGTTAAAAATTGCAGCGATGAAAAAAGTACAACTCAGCCAAGCTGATGCAGAAGCTTTTTATGCAGTTCATGCAAGCAGACCATTTTTTGGTGATCTTGTTAAATTTATGATTAGTGGACCTGTTGTAGTAATGGTTTTAGAAGGCGAAAACGCTGTTCTTAAAAACCGTGATCTTATGGGAGCTACCAATCCTAAAGAAGCAGCAAAAGGTACTATTAGAGCTGATTTTGCTGACAGTATTGATGCAAATGCTGTACACGGTAGCGATAGCTTAGAAAATGCAAAAAATGAGATTAATTTCTTTTTCGCAAAAAGAGAAATTCTCTAA
- a CDS encoding AAA family ATPase encodes MMEALRALKSEISKVIVGHSKLIDFLIIALLCEGHVLIEGVPGLAKTTTINTLAKALGLSFGRVQFTPDLLPSDIIGAEIYNPKSGEFVVKKGPIFTNLLLADEINRAPAKVQSALLEAMQEYQVTIGEESFKLPRPFLVLATQNPIESTGTYSLPEAQLDRFMMKIFLGYNTKEEEIHMARRVALGMQEGIEKVLDATTLKALQDKLKMVHIDSEIEAYIADIVFASREPKAYGLASLEGMIRYGASPRATIDLHKACRAHALLLGRDFVTPVDVASVSKEVMRHRIILSYEAEAQRVTTDALIDQIIETIPLP; translated from the coding sequence TTGATGGAAGCATTACGCGCATTAAAATCAGAAATTTCAAAAGTTATTGTGGGCCATTCAAAACTGATTGACTTTCTCATTATTGCACTTCTTTGCGAGGGTCACGTTCTCATTGAGGGCGTTCCAGGACTTGCTAAAACAACAACGATCAACACACTTGCAAAAGCGTTAGGACTCAGTTTTGGCAGAGTTCAATTTACGCCTGATCTTCTTCCTAGTGATATTATTGGTGCTGAAATCTATAACCCTAAAAGTGGCGAATTTGTTGTCAAAAAAGGGCCAATTTTCACCAACCTTCTTTTAGCCGATGAGATTAACCGTGCCCCAGCAAAAGTACAGTCAGCACTTCTTGAGGCGATGCAAGAGTATCAAGTCACAATTGGAGAGGAGAGTTTTAAACTACCTCGACCTTTTTTGGTACTAGCGACACAAAACCCGATTGAATCAACAGGAACCTACTCTCTACCCGAAGCGCAACTTGATCGTTTTATGATGAAGATTTTTCTAGGTTACAACACCAAAGAAGAAGAGATACACATGGCACGTAGGGTGGCTTTAGGAATGCAAGAGGGCATTGAGAAAGTGCTAGATGCTACAACATTGAAAGCGCTACAAGATAAGCTCAAAATGGTTCATATCGATTCTGAGATTGAAGCCTATATAGCAGACATTGTTTTTGCTTCGCGTGAGCCTAAAGCGTATGGTTTAGCAAGCCTTGAGGGGATGATTCGTTATGGAGCAAGCCCAAGGGCAACCATTGACTTGCATAAAGCCTGTAGAGCTCATGCGCTTCTTTTAGGCAGAGATTTTGTAACGCCCGTGGATGTTGCAAGCGTGAGCAAAGAAGTGATGCGCCACCGCATCATTTTAAGCTATGAGGCAGAAGCGCAAAGAGTGACGACAGATGCTCTGATAGATCAAATCATCGAGACAATTCCTCTTCCCTAA
- the plsX gene encoding phosphate acyltransferase PlsX — MLTIAIDAMGGDFGPSPIVEGTLHALKERQFKALLVGDVSVLKPLIPNEYLNRVSFVEAADVLDMHEAATNALKRKETSIYKAVDLVKDKTADAVVSMGHSGATMSLATLRIGRLKGVLRPAIATIMPTAIQGKLSLVLDVGANVDCKAEHLAQFAIMGEAYAKDVLKIAKPKVGLLSNGEEESKGNETTKEAFETLKKLESFVGNVEGNNVFDGSVDVIVCDGFVGNILLKASEGVADSITKIIKQNVRRSPLAIAGAVLMRKVFTVLKKQVDYAEYGGAPLIGINGCAIIGHGKSNAKAVKNAIFQAINFSSSSINADIEQKLVLLEQ, encoded by the coding sequence ATGCTAACCATAGCAATTGATGCAATGGGAGGGGACTTTGGTCCCTCTCCAATTGTTGAAGGAACCCTTCATGCGCTCAAAGAGCGCCAATTCAAAGCACTTCTTGTAGGGGACGTTAGCGTTCTCAAACCTCTTATCCCTAACGAATATTTAAACAGAGTCTCATTTGTTGAAGCAGCTGATGTTTTAGACATGCACGAAGCAGCAACCAATGCGCTTAAACGTAAAGAAACATCGATTTATAAAGCGGTTGATCTTGTTAAGGATAAAACAGCAGATGCAGTAGTCTCTATGGGACACAGTGGGGCTACAATGAGTTTAGCAACGCTACGCATTGGAAGACTTAAAGGCGTTTTGCGTCCTGCTATTGCTACCATTATGCCAACAGCCATACAAGGTAAACTTAGTCTTGTATTAGATGTAGGTGCCAATGTAGACTGTAAAGCAGAACATTTAGCACAATTTGCTATTATGGGCGAAGCATACGCAAAAGATGTTCTTAAAATTGCCAAACCTAAAGTTGGATTACTTTCAAATGGTGAAGAAGAGAGCAAAGGCAATGAAACAACTAAAGAAGCGTTTGAAACACTTAAAAAACTTGAGAGTTTTGTAGGTAATGTTGAAGGTAACAATGTTTTTGATGGTTCCGTTGATGTCATAGTTTGTGATGGTTTTGTAGGAAATATTTTACTCAAAGCCAGTGAAGGCGTTGCCGATTCAATTACAAAGATTATCAAACAAAATGTACGACGCTCACCTTTAGCCATTGCTGGAGCGGTTTTGATGCGTAAAGTATTTACGGTGCTTAAAAAGCAAGTTGATTATGCAGAATACGGCGGTGCGCCTTTGATTGGTATTAATGGTTGTGCCATTATTGGTCATGGCAAAAGCAATGCAAAAGCAGTTAAAAATGCTATTTTTCAAGCAATTAATTTTTCAAGCTCTAGTATCAATGCGGATATTGAGCAGAAATTAGTGCTCTTAGAACAATAA
- a CDS encoding VWA domain-containing protein, which yields MQLESPFFLLLLPLLALWWKVLRAPKESSIFSGEMLEKLLVEKKSATRQPRLFLIALALIVLSLARPTLHVNKETELQTHVVSTLAIALDISNSMLAQDIYPSRLSFSKIAIERVFEKLDGFKFALLAFSNDGFLVAPMSEDRASLNFLLKHLNSESMSSEGSSIPAALISAKRVFAPLKEASKDLLIITDGADGEKIEEALELARKEQIRVHLLLVGTTKGAMIYTAKGEALKDQKGNLVITKRADNLKELALKTGGAYIATSGDLGEIGWLCEQVALKASKKNIQQEKPYEAIELFYYPLAIALILLFFTFHALHVKRLSSLMVLCVGVLPAHSGILDWWEMAQAKSAYEKGAFDESVRLYEQVSASKQSDASAYNLANALYKTKQYEKALSLYEGIKDEALQHQALHNKGNTLAQLGRIDEAIKAYEKALNVAEDEETRYNLEYLKQQQNKKQEEKNQPKNEKQEPQKADKSGEKGKEEKSDQREKEPSQAEMTPKPMDEQEAKKWERALMKNEPTTKPMPLYKSEKTEKNNAITW from the coding sequence ATGCAATTAGAATCACCCTTTTTTCTCCTTCTCTTACCGCTTTTAGCCTTGTGGTGGAAAGTGCTTCGTGCCCCAAAAGAGAGCTCAATTTTTTCAGGTGAGATGCTTGAAAAATTGTTGGTTGAGAAAAAAAGTGCGACCAGACAGCCTCGATTATTCTTAATAGCACTTGCTTTGATAGTGCTTTCCCTTGCGAGACCGACGTTACATGTAAACAAAGAGACAGAGCTTCAAACGCACGTTGTTAGTACCTTAGCCATTGCGCTTGATATTTCAAACTCGATGCTTGCTCAAGACATTTATCCCTCTCGTTTGAGCTTTTCCAAAATAGCCATAGAGCGAGTTTTTGAAAAACTTGATGGTTTTAAATTTGCATTGCTGGCTTTTTCAAATGATGGTTTTTTAGTCGCACCGATGAGTGAAGATAGAGCCAGTCTCAATTTTTTGCTCAAACATCTTAACTCCGAGAGTATGAGCAGTGAAGGAAGTTCTATTCCTGCGGCACTCATTTCTGCAAAAAGAGTCTTTGCCCCTTTAAAAGAGGCGAGTAAAGATCTTTTAATCATCACCGATGGCGCCGATGGGGAGAAAATTGAAGAAGCGCTTGAGCTTGCGCGCAAAGAGCAGATACGTGTTCATCTTCTCCTTGTTGGAACAACAAAAGGCGCTATGATCTACACGGCAAAAGGTGAAGCCTTAAAAGATCAAAAAGGCAACCTTGTCATCACCAAGCGAGCGGATAACCTCAAAGAATTAGCGCTTAAAACGGGTGGAGCGTATATTGCAACCAGCGGCGATCTTGGCGAAATAGGGTGGTTATGCGAGCAAGTTGCGCTGAAAGCTTCCAAAAAAAATATTCAACAAGAAAAACCCTATGAGGCAATAGAGCTTTTTTACTATCCGTTAGCCATTGCTTTAATACTCTTGTTTTTCACTTTTCACGCTTTACATGTAAAGCGTTTAAGTTCCCTTATGGTGTTATGTGTAGGCGTTTTACCTGCACACAGTGGTATTTTGGATTGGTGGGAAATGGCACAAGCCAAAAGTGCTTATGAAAAAGGCGCTTTTGATGAATCGGTGCGTTTGTATGAGCAGGTGAGTGCTTCCAAACAGAGTGATGCCTCAGCTTACAATCTTGCCAATGCTTTGTATAAAACAAAACAGTATGAGAAAGCTTTGAGCCTTTATGAAGGCATCAAAGATGAAGCCTTACAACACCAAGCTCTCCACAACAAAGGCAACACATTGGCACAACTTGGACGTATTGATGAGGCGATTAAGGCGTATGAGAAAGCGTTGAATGTGGCTGAAGATGAAGAAACACGTTATAATTTAGAGTATCTCAAACAGCAGCAAAACAAAAAGCAAGAAGAGAAAAATCAACCTAAAAACGAAAAACAAGAGCCTCAAAAAGCAGATAAAAGTGGTGAAAAAGGTAAGGAAGAAAAGAGCGATCAACGTGAGAAAGAACCTTCACAAGCAGAAATGACACCGAAACCTATGGATGAGCAAGAAGCCAAAAAATGGGAGAGAGCACTCATGAAAAATGAGCCGACAACCAAGCCTATGCCTCTTTATAAAAGTGAGAAAACGGAGAAGAATAATGCGATTACATGGTAG
- a CDS encoding prephenate dehydrogenase, producing the protein MVVGIVGLGLMGGSLGLALQNTKLVSKIVGFDHNLSHCEEALKLGLVHDIVSFAEIKICDVIFLSIPVGGIIKALQDLQDVSSKTTIIDMGSTKAEIVASVPKAIRTNFIAAHPMTGTEKFGPSAAIQNLYHDKVVVLCDTDNSGDLHKNRAIQIFSHIGMKIVFMDPISHDAHASFISHLPHVISYALANSVMGQEDPKSILALAAGGFRDMSRVAKSSPQMWSDIFRQNKTNLLSSIEVFEQELEKSKKMIEEEDWKGLEAWMSRATTLHKIL; encoded by the coding sequence ATGGTTGTGGGTATTGTCGGATTAGGTTTAATGGGAGGCTCATTAGGATTAGCGCTCCAAAATACAAAATTGGTCTCTAAAATTGTTGGCTTTGACCACAACCTAAGCCACTGCGAAGAAGCGTTAAAGTTAGGTCTTGTTCACGATATTGTCTCTTTTGCAGAAATTAAAATATGTGATGTTATTTTTCTTTCTATCCCTGTTGGTGGCATCATTAAGGCACTTCAAGATCTTCAAGATGTCTCGTCTAAAACAACCATTATTGACATGGGAAGTACCAAGGCTGAGATTGTTGCTTCGGTGCCCAAGGCAATTCGAACGAATTTTATAGCCGCTCACCCAATGACAGGAACTGAAAAATTTGGTCCAAGTGCGGCGATTCAAAACCTTTACCATGACAAAGTTGTTGTTCTCTGCGATACGGATAACAGTGGCGATCTACATAAAAACAGAGCGATTCAAATTTTTTCACATATTGGTATGAAAATTGTTTTTATGGACCCTATTTCACATGATGCGCATGCCTCTTTTATTTCACATCTTCCTCACGTTATTAGTTACGCGTTGGCTAATAGCGTTATGGGGCAGGAAGATCCAAAAAGTATTTTAGCACTTGCAGCAGGTGGTTTTCGCGATATGAGCAGGGTTGCTAAAAGTTCCCCTCAAATGTGGTCAGATATTTTTAGACAAAATAAAACAAACCTTTTAAGTTCCATTGAGGTTTTTGAGCAAGAACTCGAAAAATCGAAAAAAATGATCGAAGAAGAGGACTGGAAAGGGCTCGAAGCATGGATGAGTCGAGCAACTACCCTACACAAAATCCTCTAA
- a CDS encoding BatD family protein, with product MRLHGSLGLILLCTLELFGARAFLVQPSIEQGESATLVLSAKGDSIKFPAIEQIDGFTIVSRQSRQSIELVNGSVTKQLDHYFTFYPDHDVTIPSYEVIVDGKKELTEPIHLKFSQKVATSSRKEPFSFEMKVSNAMPMRHEGVKLSFIFKRNKNENLVDMRFLKPTLEGFWVKELTKDNPHVEGDDVIHTIHYMIYPQKSGDQRIAAAKIDVARQVTSREMFISQIQWKSIVSNDLTLHVKPLEGVDLLGDFSMDVQVDKKDIAPNEALNVTLKITGEGNFDDIEPFKLNLPDAVVFSDTPKVTTWMESEKLKGEFVQKFAINAQKSFEISPWELRFYHPIKKRIEKIVTPSQTIKVRGESLVAKSEKGVAEEERAQSLPLAVSWQMDGRSFALGFGFAGAMILALSLVYRFKKVKLIPRSMQQKALLQKLLKYQGKNEEVDRWIEKLEANLYGGAKHPIDRKIIGKILEDFV from the coding sequence ATGCGATTACATGGTAGTTTAGGGCTCATACTTCTTTGCACACTTGAGCTTTTTGGTGCGCGCGCTTTTTTGGTGCAACCTTCTATTGAGCAAGGTGAGAGTGCTACATTGGTGTTAAGTGCCAAGGGCGATAGCATCAAATTTCCTGCCATTGAACAGATTGATGGTTTTACCATTGTTTCGCGCCAAAGTCGTCAAAGTATTGAACTTGTCAATGGATCTGTGACTAAACAACTTGATCACTATTTTACCTTTTATCCCGACCATGACGTTACGATTCCTTCGTATGAGGTGATTGTAGATGGTAAAAAAGAGCTGACAGAACCGATTCATTTGAAATTTTCACAAAAGGTTGCCACAAGTTCACGCAAGGAGCCTTTCTCGTTTGAGATGAAAGTTTCAAATGCTATGCCTATGCGTCACGAAGGGGTTAAACTCTCGTTTATTTTCAAGCGCAATAAAAACGAAAATCTGGTAGATATGCGCTTTTTAAAGCCAACACTAGAGGGTTTTTGGGTTAAAGAGCTTACTAAAGACAATCCTCATGTTGAGGGTGATGATGTCATACATACGATCCATTACATGATCTATCCGCAAAAAAGTGGCGATCAGCGTATCGCCGCTGCTAAAATTGATGTTGCAAGGCAAGTGACCTCTCGTGAAATGTTTATCAGCCAAATCCAGTGGAAGAGCATCGTTTCCAATGATTTGACCTTACATGTGAAGCCGCTAGAGGGTGTTGATTTGTTAGGCGATTTTTCGATGGATGTTCAGGTTGATAAAAAAGATATTGCACCTAATGAGGCACTTAACGTCACTCTTAAAATTACAGGCGAGGGTAATTTTGATGATATTGAACCTTTTAAACTCAATCTTCCTGATGCGGTTGTTTTTAGCGACACACCCAAAGTGACGACATGGATGGAAAGCGAAAAGCTCAAAGGCGAATTTGTTCAAAAATTTGCGATTAATGCTCAAAAATCCTTTGAGATTTCCCCTTGGGAGTTGCGTTTTTACCATCCCATTAAAAAACGTATCGAAAAGATTGTAACACCTTCTCAAACGATCAAAGTACGAGGTGAATCTTTGGTAGCCAAGAGCGAAAAAGGTGTGGCAGAAGAAGAAAGAGCTCAAAGTCTACCTTTGGCGGTTTCATGGCAGATGGATGGGCGAAGTTTTGCATTAGGTTTTGGTTTTGCAGGAGCAATGATTTTGGCTCTGAGTTTAGTGTACCGTTTCAAAAAAGTGAAGCTTATTCCACGCAGTATGCAACAAAAAGCATTGTTGCAAAAGTTGCTCAAGTATCAAGGTAAAAATGAAGAAGTTGATCGTTGGATCGAAAAACTTGAAGCCAATCTTTACGGGGGTGCTAAACACCCCATAGATCGTAAAATAATTGGTAAAATATTAGAGGATTTTGTGTAG
- a CDS encoding vWA domain-containing protein encodes MLTFEYPYLFLGLLLFILCAFTCKHKMSAIYMPHFLSMPLHVKSHRLQTILKWLGISMLFTALASPVIQSKEEQLRLSHSILLLLDVSESMHKELFDRTSMKSKFVLSKQLAASFIEKRKMDNIGVIIFGDFAYVATPLTYDFESASMIVQNLEEGIAGTKTAMYDALFLATRLLQKNSAKEKVVVLLTDGFNTTGNVPLEAALRALESEKIKVYAIGIGREGEFDEGVLSLLAQKSGGAFFKANSAKTLEEIYTKIDAMEQSLQSASGKYRYQYLYMYPLLAAFLALLGYGKLAFRQNICN; translated from the coding sequence ATGCTAACGTTTGAGTATCCGTACCTCTTTTTAGGGTTGCTTCTTTTCATCCTCTGTGCCTTTACATGTAAGCATAAAATGAGTGCGATTTATATGCCGCATTTTCTCTCAATGCCTTTACATGTAAAGAGTCATCGCCTGCAAACCATTCTAAAATGGCTTGGTATTAGTATGCTGTTTACAGCACTTGCTTCGCCCGTTATTCAAAGCAAAGAGGAGCAACTGCGTCTGTCGCATTCCATTCTTTTGCTTTTAGATGTGAGTGAGTCCATGCATAAAGAGTTGTTTGACCGAACTTCGATGAAGAGCAAATTTGTTCTCTCTAAACAGCTGGCGGCATCCTTTATTGAAAAGCGAAAGATGGATAACATTGGCGTCATTATTTTTGGTGATTTTGCGTATGTAGCAACCCCTTTGACGTATGATTTTGAGAGTGCTTCTATGATCGTTCAAAATCTTGAAGAGGGCATTGCTGGCACGAAAACAGCGATGTACGATGCCCTTTTTTTAGCAACAAGATTGCTTCAAAAAAACAGTGCTAAAGAAAAAGTCGTTGTTCTGCTCACCGATGGTTTTAATACCACAGGCAATGTTCCCCTAGAGGCAGCGTTGCGAGCGCTTGAGAGCGAAAAAATCAAAGTTTATGCCATTGGAATTGGGCGAGAAGGTGAGTTTGATGAGGGCGTGTTGAGCCTGCTAGCCCAAAAAAGTGGCGGCGCTTTTTTTAAGGCGAATAGTGCCAAAACACTTGAAGAAATTTACACCAAAATTGATGCCATGGAGCAGAGTTTGCAAAGTGCTTCTGGAAAATATCGCTATCAGTATCTTTACATGTATCCATTATTGGCAGCCTTCCTAGCTCTTTTGGGTTATGGGAAATTGGCATTTAGGCAGAATATATGCAATTAG
- a CDS encoding DUF362 domain-containing protein encodes MAVKITDICIACGACIDECPVEAIVDDSDNPTGADIYYVYADKCVECVGHHDAPACAEACPTEGCIVWDAPYAGQPSREEIGPDMRKGTTPCAE; translated from the coding sequence ATGGCAGTAAAAATTACTGATATTTGTATCGCATGTGGTGCTTGTATCGATGAATGTCCAGTGGAAGCAATTGTAGATGATAGCGATAACCCAACAGGTGCTGATATCTATTACGTTTACGCTGACAAATGTGTTGAATGTGTAGGTCATCATGATGCTCCAGCATGTGCTGAGGCTTGTCCAACTGAGGGATGTATCGTATGGGATGCACCATATGCTGGCCAACCAAGTCGTGAGGAAATCGGACCAGATATGAGAAAAGGCACAACGCCTTGTGCTGAATAA
- a CDS encoding beta-ketoacyl-ACP synthase III, protein MYASLKSIGGYAPSRILSNLDLEKMVETTDEWIEKRTGIKERRIASDEEATSDLGVKAALLAIERAGIAKEEVDLIICATLSPDYLCMPSTACVIAGKLGINDVMAFDISAACSGFVYMLSMAKAFIESGAKKNVLLIGAEKISSMIDYTDRGTCILFGDGAGAAIIGVTENKNEAILDIHASADGRYGDLLITPGCGSKYPCSQETLDNKLNYIKMQGNDVYKVAVKTLTNDVIDILEKNNITASQIDHFIPHQANFRIIEAVRAKLDFPIEKTVLTVAKYGNTSAASIPMAMNDAYEEGRIKKGDLMLLDTFGGGFTWASALVRFGGN, encoded by the coding sequence GTGTACGCATCTTTAAAATCTATTGGAGGCTATGCGCCTTCTCGAATTCTTAGCAATCTTGATCTTGAAAAAATGGTTGAGACTACGGATGAATGGATTGAGAAGCGTACAGGTATTAAAGAGCGACGTATTGCATCCGATGAAGAAGCAACAAGCGATCTTGGTGTTAAAGCGGCACTTCTTGCGATTGAGCGAGCAGGCATTGCAAAAGAAGAGGTTGATTTGATCATCTGTGCAACGCTCTCGCCTGATTATCTTTGTATGCCTTCAACGGCGTGTGTTATTGCCGGGAAACTTGGCATTAATGATGTGATGGCGTTTGACATTAGTGCAGCGTGCAGCGGATTTGTTTACATGCTTTCTATGGCAAAGGCTTTCATCGAGTCAGGAGCTAAGAAAAATGTTCTGCTCATTGGCGCAGAAAAAATCAGTAGCATGATTGACTATACCGATCGTGGAACATGTATTCTTTTTGGTGATGGTGCGGGTGCAGCTATTATTGGTGTGACTGAAAATAAAAATGAAGCAATTTTAGATATACATGCCTCTGCTGATGGACGTTATGGTGACCTTTTAATTACTCCAGGATGTGGCTCAAAATACCCGTGTTCGCAAGAAACCCTTGATAATAAACTCAATTACATTAAAATGCAGGGTAATGATGTTTATAAAGTGGCGGTTAAAACACTTACAAATGACGTCATTGATATTTTAGAAAAAAATAATATAACTGCTTCACAAATTGATCATTTTATACCGCACCAAGCTAATTTTAGAATTATTGAAGCGGTACGAGCAAAACTTGATTTCCCAATTGAGAAAACTGTTCTAACCGTAGCAAAATATGGCAATACTTCAGCCGCTTCTATTCCGATGGCAATGAACGATGCTTATGAAGAGGGACGCATTAAAAAAGGCGATTTGATGCTTTTAGATACCTTCGGTGGTGGTTTTACATGGGCAAGCGCACTTGTAAGGTTTGGTGGCAACTAA